From Nitrospirota bacterium:
CAAAACCGAAGTCGATTGGATTCGTTTACTTTATAACTATCCCCATCCTTTTCCGGATAAACTGATCGATCTGATTGCGAGCGAGCCCAAAATCTGTCATTACATCGATATGCCGCTTCAGCATATTGACGAAGAAATTTTAAGAAAAATGAACCGGATCCATCAGCAGGAATACACGATTAAACTCATCTCAAAAATGAGAGCACGGATTCCCAACCTGGTTTTAAGGACCTCGCTAATTGTCGGTTTTCCGGGTGAGACTGAAAAACATTTTGATGTTCTTTATGATTTTGTGAAGGAGACCCGGTTTGAGCGGCTCGGGGTCTTTGTTTATTCCCAGGAAGAGGGAACTCCTGCCGGAGAAATGAAAGACCAGGTGGAAGAAGAGGTCAAACAGGAGCGGTGGGACAAGATCATGAAATTACAGGAGAAAATCTCCCATGAAAATCATAAGAAACTGGTAGGAACCGTCCAGGATGTCCTGGTTTCAGGCCTTTCGGAAGAAACCGACCTTCTTTTAGAAGGACGGTATTATGGCCAGATGCCCGAAGGGGATGGTCTGGTCTATATCAATGACGGTGTCGCCAACCCCGGCGATATGGTCAAAGTCGAAATCACCGACGCCCACCCCTACGACCTCGTCGGCCGGATCATCCAATAATAATGCAGGGGTGGGTTTAAAACCCGCCCCTGCGGAAAATCTTACGCTGCTTTCTTCTTTAGGCCGGTTTGACTCCAGGTAATCGAGAGCTTTTCGGGTATATTTTCTGTTCCCACCAAAGATGAAAATTTGCCTGGAATATCGACTTTGAGTTTTTCTGCAACCAGAGTTCTGACGGCGACCTCATTAATGGGCGTCAGCCACTTCTCTTTTGCACGTTCCCATTTTAATATCGACCCGGAAGTGAGTCCCAGGCATCCTGCGAATTTTTCCATAGAAAGACCGAGAACTTTGCGAAGAAACATCACTTCTTGACCATGTAAGGGAATTTTTTGTTTTATAATCTCGATGGCAACGAGTTTTTCCAGATCGCCAAGATTTACCATGACAATTTGATCGATCTCTTTGTCTTTACTTACCCGAATAGGAACATTTCTAATTTCAATATAATTTAGACCACCTACTCCCTTGATCGTTGTTGTTTTCATATCTTTTCTCTCTCCTTTTTTGAAAGATGCCTCCACATCACGGTGATGATGACGATGCCGTGATCAAGTTTACAGGCGAAAGCAGCACCCTTCCCATTCAGGGCATATCCGAGGATTAAATAAGTCTGTTTCTCTTCTTGCCACTTAAAATGAATACAAGATCGGGCGATTTGAACGACATCCTGATAAACTAACCCTCGCTCATTCATTTGTTCCAGGGCATGAATGGAAAATCGCACATTTTCATTGATGACTGCATCGATGATCTTCCGTATCAAATCCGGCAGGGTCATATCAAATCAAAATCATATACCTAGTCATTGAATAAGTCAATGATTTATTCTTGTTCATTTCTGATGGTTGAGACGTAAAGATTTTTCTAAAGATAAATCTTACTGATAGGAATATTTACAGAATCCTTTGGTCCGGTTGCCTGACATTTCTTCCCAATTCGGTAAATAGGCGGTCATCAGGCATTTAAACAGCTTTCCATGATTGGGGACGCGGAGATAGAGAAGTTCATGATGCTCCTTACATAAACTTTCTTCTCTTGAATGCCTTTACATCTGCTCCAGAAAGATCAAACCATTCCCCATTTTTTCTTTTATCTTCCAGGCTTTTATGCCAATAGGCCTCAATTCCAACCGGATCATCAGTACTTGTTTTATGGATCAATTGTACTTTCTCTGGAAGTTGAACGCCTAATTCATATTCGCGTCTGCCGGCACTATTGCTTCTGCCAATTTTATAATACTTGCCAGATTTCATCAGGTAAACGAACCCGAAATTCTCAACGGCGATATCTATATCTATTTTATTCTCTTTGATTTCTTTATCTGAAAAGAGAATTGGACGACATATTTCGAGCACATCAGATAATTGACCCTGTTTTTCACAATACTCAACGATTTTCTTGGCTTTTTCATGTTTCTTGAATCGATCAAACGTATTAGAACTTGGAAAATGTTTATCCTTATTAGCCTTCAATGTAAGCTCAGCCTTAGTTGGGAACTTTCCTATTTCTCTAATGAGATCAATCAATTTTCGTATAAGAAGGTCTTCATTGTAAGGCTGATTAAATATATTTGGTGGATAACCAGCCTCTTTTATGGCATCGCTCCACTTGGTCCAATATTTTCCGAACCAGTCATATTTCTTTATACCTGTTTCAGAGGAAAATCGCCCCATTCCCAAAGGTATACCGTCGTTCCCAAGAACAGAGTTAGAAAGCTGTCATTGCGAACAAAGTGAAGCAATCTCAAGACTTTACGATAAGATTGCCACGCACCCTTCGGTGCTCGCAATGACATGATTAATAAGTGGGTGCGAAGTCTATCGCTGGTCTTGTTATTTCCCTTATGATATGCTCTTTGCTGATTGTCATAGTTACTGCCAATGGTTATTAAACTTTAAAATTCCCCCCGTAATGGAGCGAAGAGCGACTGGAGGTTTAGTTCTACTCTAATTGAACAAATTAAGTCAATGTGTTGTTTTTTCTTGCCCACCCCCAGTTTTTATACCGCGGCCCAAGACAAGGGATTCTGTCGTCGATCCAAAGTCGGGCGATCGGAGAACCCCTCTGTCCAAACGTATTACCGTGGCCGTTTCCGCTCATGAAACGCGGAAGCCGGCAGGGTCGGGCCTTTTCGATGGTCCGTTTGCCGCTGGGATCAACTCCGCCACCCCTTGCCTTGGTCCTTCCCGTTAAAGGGAACCAAAACTGGGGGTGGCAAGGTTGTTTTTTCTTGTGTTCCACTTAGTTTTATCGGCAGTGATAGAACTGCGGTGAGAGGTCAGGGGAGGGGGTGTAGGAATGGGTCGTGCGCCAAACCACGTTTCAAGAGATAAACTACCTGCATGGAAGGCGGTTCATGAGCGTTCCATGCCGAAGTAAATACGACAGAGGAGGCAATGCCGGTGGACGCTTTGACCCGTGACGGAATCCCCCTTCCCTGGCCTTGACCCAGGCCACAACCGCGGCAAACAAATAAAAATTTCAGGGTTTTTTTATCGTACTGATTAAGGTGTTGTTTTCGTTGAGGCCGTCGACGGTGGCGTTGAGTTCAATCATCTTGTAAAGATAATCGAGAATTTCCTGGACAATGACTTCTCCGGGGACGAGGAGCGGGATTCCGGGCGGGTAGACGGTGATAATTTCTGAGGCGATTCTTCCGACGGAGTCTTCGAGTTTGACATATTCCGGGTCGGTAAAAAACGCTTCTCTGGGGGTCATGACCGATTGATTTTTGAATTGGGGGAGTCCAATCGATTCCAGCGGAGTGACCTGATGCCCCTTGTAATAGTCTTTCGACATCTCTTTTAACGCTTCAATCAATCGGTTTAAATCGTCTTTCCGGTCGCCGATACTGACAATGACAAGAATATGGAACGGATCGGCCATTTCAACCTGAATGCTGTATTTCGTATTTAAGATCTGAGAGGCCTGAAAGCCTGAAAGGCCGAGGTCTTTGACCGAAATCGTCAGTTTGGTCACGTCCAGATCGCCTACATTCGAGAAGAACGAGTTTTTTAGAGTCTCCTTTCCAAAACAGGTGATTCCTGAGATCTTGTTAACTTTTGTTCTCGCTTCTTCCGACAGTTTAATCGCTTTATCCAGAAGCTTAAATCCTTCCGTTGCCATTTGCATCCGGGCAAGGTCGAGCGAAGCCATTAAGATATAGGAGGGGCTGGTGGTCTGGGAAAATTTCAAAACATTGGTCAAGGTCGTATAGTCGATCCGAGGACCCTGGGCATGAAGCATAGAGGCCTGGGTCATCCCTCCGATAATTTTATGAGTGCTTTGAACCGACAGGTCTGCTCCGGCCTCCAGGGCGGAAATCGGCAGATCGGGATGGAATTTAAGATGGGGCCCATGCGCCTCGTCGACCATGACGACA
This genomic window contains:
- a CDS encoding radical SAM protein, which translates into the protein KTEVDWIRLLYNYPHPFPDKLIDLIASEPKICHYIDMPLQHIDEEILRKMNRIHQQEYTIKLISKMRARIPNLVLRTSLIVGFPGETEKHFDVLYDFVKETRFERLGVFVYSQEEGTPAGEMKDQVEEEVKQERWDKIMKLQEKISHENHKKLVGTVQDVLVSGLSEETDLLLEGRYYGQMPEGDGLVYINDGVANPGDMVKVEITDAHPYDLVGRIIQ
- a CDS encoding DUF4258 domain-containing protein produces the protein MTLPDLIRKIIDAVINENVRFSIHALEQMNERGLVYQDVVQIARSCIHFKWQEEKQTYLILGYALNGKGAAFACKLDHGIVIITVMWRHLSKKEREKI
- a CDS encoding GIY-YIG nuclease family protein, which codes for MGMGRFSSETGIKKYDWFGKYWTKWSDAIKEAGYPPNIFNQPYNEDLLIRKLIDLIREIGKFPTKAELTLKANKDKHFPSSNTFDRFKKHEKAKKIVEYCEKQGQLSDVLEICRPILFSDKEIKENKIDIDIAVENFGFVYLMKSGKYYKIGRSNSAGRREYELGVQLPEKVQLIHKTSTDDPVGIEAYWHKSLEDKRKNGEWFDLSGADVKAFKRRKFM
- a CDS encoding aminotransferase class I/II-fold pyridoxal phosphate-dependent enzyme codes for the protein MDEEQFKTPLFDAMVNLAELRKVSFHTPGHKSGKGISTRFRKYVGPRIFSIDLTTLDEVDSLQKPKGVIKEAQALAAKAYGAERSYFLVNGTTGGNHAMMITVCNPGDKVIIARNAHKSVLAGLILSGAQPLFYSPSVDEQLKISLNVTFEETKAAIDEYVPRGARAIFLTSPNYYGICADLEQIIPYAHEKGLVVMVDEAHGPHLKFHPDLPISALEAGADLSVQSTHKIIGGMTQASMLHAQGPRIDYTTLTNVLKFSQTTSPSYILMASLDLARMQMATEGFKLLDKAIKLSEEARTKVNKISGITCFGKETLKNSFFSNVGDLDVTKLTISVKDLGLSGFQASQILNTKYSIQVEMADPFHILVIVSIGDRKDDLNRLIEALKEMSKDYYKGHQVTPLESIGLPQFKNQSVMTPREAFFTDPEYVKLEDSVGRIASEIITVYPPGIPLLVPGEVIVQEILDYLYKMIELNATVDGLNENNTLISTIKKP